One region of Ananas comosus cultivar F153 linkage group 9, ASM154086v1, whole genome shotgun sequence genomic DNA includes:
- the LOC109715820 gene encoding WAT1-related protein At5g64700 isoform X2 — protein sequence MSNTKAYGAVFLIRLIYAVMQILMKATFNEGMSTSVFVFYRQSVATLFLVPVAFLLERKRAPPLQYMVALKIFALAFCGISGSINIYNIGLNYTTATSASAMFNIMPVIAFILAVLFRMETVKLNRMHGMVKTSGIVLCLAGVITLALYQGPELKLFTHRYLLHHTGSRTHGASSTHSKKSWVLGVFLMVMSTAAWALWAVLQGPLLLEYPSKLLNTALQCLFSTIQSFFLALIIERDFSRWKIGLDGIIVSGVAHYLQSWTIEKKGPVFLTMSMPLTLVITIILSTILLGEAICLGSVLGGILLVGGLYNVLWGKRMEALHSKIEASNGAEASMEEKEKETQV from the exons ATGAGCAATACAAAAGCATATGGTGCTGTCTTTCTCATTAGGTTAATATATGCAGTCATGCAGATACTTATGAAGGCCACCTTCAACGAAGGCATGAGCACTTCTGTTTTTGTGTTCTATAGGCAATCAGTGGCAACTCTCTTCTTAGTTCCTGTTGCTTTTCTACTTGAAAG GAAAAGAGCTCCACCACTGCAATATATGGTTGCACTCAAGATCTTTGCACTTGCCTTTTGTGG GATTTCTGGATCGATAAACATTTACAACATTGGTCTCAATTATACTACTGCAACCTCAGCATCTGCAATGTTCAACATCATGCCCGTGATTGCCTTCATTTTGGCTGTTCTATTTAG GATGGAAACTGTCAAGTTAAATAGGATGCATGGAATGGTGAAAACCTCAGGAATTGTGCTCTGCTTGGCAGGTGTGATAACATTGGCCCTCTACCAAGGGCCTGAGCTGAAACTCTTCACTCATCGCTACCTTCTTCATCATACAGGGAGTCGCACTCATGGAGCTTCTTCGACCCACTCTAAAAAGTCATGGGTCTTGGGAGTTTTCCTCATGGTCATGAGCACTGCAGCATGGGCTTTGTGGGCAGTGCTCCAG GGACCTTTGTTGTTGGAGTATCCTTCTAAGCTTCTTAATACTGCTCTTCAGTGCCTCTTTTCGACCATTCAATCTTTCTTTTTAGCTTTAATCATTGAGAGGGATTTCTCTAGATGGAAGATTGGCTTGGAT GGTATCATTGTAAGCGGAGTTGCACACTACTTGCAGTCATGGACAATAGAGAAGAAGGGCCCGGTGTTTTTAACCATGTCGATGCCGTTAACTCTAGTCATCACAATCATACTGTCCACAATTCTGTTGGGAGAAGCAATTTGCCTTGGAAG TGTCTTAGGTGGAATACTTTTGGTTGGGGGCCTCTACAATGTTCTTTGGGGGAAGAGGATGGAGGCATTACACAGCAAAATAGAAGCAAGCAATGGGGCTGAAGCTTCCatggaggaaaaggaaaaggaaacacAAGTCTGA
- the LOC109715820 gene encoding WAT1-related protein At5g64700 isoform X1, whose amino-acid sequence MSNTKAYGAVFLIRLIYAVMQILMKATFNEGMSTSVFVFYRQSVATLFLVPVAFLLERKRAPPLQYMVALKIFALAFCGISGSINIYNIGLNYTTATSASAMFNIMPVIAFILAVLFRMETVKLNRMHGMVKTSGIVLCLAGVITLALYQGPELKLFTHRYLLHHTGSRTHGASSTHSKKSWVLGVFLMVMSTAAWALWAVLQGPLLLEYPSKLLNTALQCLFSTIQSFFLALIIERDFSRWKIGLDVTLISVIYCGIIVSGVAHYLQSWTIEKKGPVFLTMSMPLTLVITIILSTILLGEAICLGSVLGGILLVGGLYNVLWGKRMEALHSKIEASNGAEASMEEKEKETQV is encoded by the exons ATGAGCAATACAAAAGCATATGGTGCTGTCTTTCTCATTAGGTTAATATATGCAGTCATGCAGATACTTATGAAGGCCACCTTCAACGAAGGCATGAGCACTTCTGTTTTTGTGTTCTATAGGCAATCAGTGGCAACTCTCTTCTTAGTTCCTGTTGCTTTTCTACTTGAAAG GAAAAGAGCTCCACCACTGCAATATATGGTTGCACTCAAGATCTTTGCACTTGCCTTTTGTGG GATTTCTGGATCGATAAACATTTACAACATTGGTCTCAATTATACTACTGCAACCTCAGCATCTGCAATGTTCAACATCATGCCCGTGATTGCCTTCATTTTGGCTGTTCTATTTAG GATGGAAACTGTCAAGTTAAATAGGATGCATGGAATGGTGAAAACCTCAGGAATTGTGCTCTGCTTGGCAGGTGTGATAACATTGGCCCTCTACCAAGGGCCTGAGCTGAAACTCTTCACTCATCGCTACCTTCTTCATCATACAGGGAGTCGCACTCATGGAGCTTCTTCGACCCACTCTAAAAAGTCATGGGTCTTGGGAGTTTTCCTCATGGTCATGAGCACTGCAGCATGGGCTTTGTGGGCAGTGCTCCAG GGACCTTTGTTGTTGGAGTATCCTTCTAAGCTTCTTAATACTGCTCTTCAGTGCCTCTTTTCGACCATTCAATCTTTCTTTTTAGCTTTAATCATTGAGAGGGATTTCTCTAGATGGAAGATTGGCTTGGATGTAACCCTCATCTCGGTGATTTACTGT GGTATCATTGTAAGCGGAGTTGCACACTACTTGCAGTCATGGACAATAGAGAAGAAGGGCCCGGTGTTTTTAACCATGTCGATGCCGTTAACTCTAGTCATCACAATCATACTGTCCACAATTCTGTTGGGAGAAGCAATTTGCCTTGGAAG TGTCTTAGGTGGAATACTTTTGGTTGGGGGCCTCTACAATGTTCTTTGGGGGAAGAGGATGGAGGCATTACACAGCAAAATAGAAGCAAGCAATGGGGCTGAAGCTTCCatggaggaaaaggaaaaggaaacacAAGTCTGA
- the LOC109715820 gene encoding WAT1-related protein At5g64700 isoform X3, with amino-acid sequence MQILMKATFNEGMSTSVFVFYRQSVATLFLVPVAFLLERKRAPPLQYMVALKIFALAFCGISGSINIYNIGLNYTTATSASAMFNIMPVIAFILAVLFRMETVKLNRMHGMVKTSGIVLCLAGVITLALYQGPELKLFTHRYLLHHTGSRTHGASSTHSKKSWVLGVFLMVMSTAAWALWAVLQGPLLLEYPSKLLNTALQCLFSTIQSFFLALIIERDFSRWKIGLDVTLISVIYCGIIVSGVAHYLQSWTIEKKGPVFLTMSMPLTLVITIILSTILLGEAICLGSVLGGILLVGGLYNVLWGKRMEALHSKIEASNGAEASMEEKEKETQV; translated from the exons ATGCAGATACTTATGAAGGCCACCTTCAACGAAGGCATGAGCACTTCTGTTTTTGTGTTCTATAGGCAATCAGTGGCAACTCTCTTCTTAGTTCCTGTTGCTTTTCTACTTGAAAG GAAAAGAGCTCCACCACTGCAATATATGGTTGCACTCAAGATCTTTGCACTTGCCTTTTGTGG GATTTCTGGATCGATAAACATTTACAACATTGGTCTCAATTATACTACTGCAACCTCAGCATCTGCAATGTTCAACATCATGCCCGTGATTGCCTTCATTTTGGCTGTTCTATTTAG GATGGAAACTGTCAAGTTAAATAGGATGCATGGAATGGTGAAAACCTCAGGAATTGTGCTCTGCTTGGCAGGTGTGATAACATTGGCCCTCTACCAAGGGCCTGAGCTGAAACTCTTCACTCATCGCTACCTTCTTCATCATACAGGGAGTCGCACTCATGGAGCTTCTTCGACCCACTCTAAAAAGTCATGGGTCTTGGGAGTTTTCCTCATGGTCATGAGCACTGCAGCATGGGCTTTGTGGGCAGTGCTCCAG GGACCTTTGTTGTTGGAGTATCCTTCTAAGCTTCTTAATACTGCTCTTCAGTGCCTCTTTTCGACCATTCAATCTTTCTTTTTAGCTTTAATCATTGAGAGGGATTTCTCTAGATGGAAGATTGGCTTGGATGTAACCCTCATCTCGGTGATTTACTGT GGTATCATTGTAAGCGGAGTTGCACACTACTTGCAGTCATGGACAATAGAGAAGAAGGGCCCGGTGTTTTTAACCATGTCGATGCCGTTAACTCTAGTCATCACAATCATACTGTCCACAATTCTGTTGGGAGAAGCAATTTGCCTTGGAAG TGTCTTAGGTGGAATACTTTTGGTTGGGGGCCTCTACAATGTTCTTTGGGGGAAGAGGATGGAGGCATTACACAGCAAAATAGAAGCAAGCAATGGGGCTGAAGCTTCCatggaggaaaaggaaaaggaaacacAAGTCTGA
- the LOC109715819 gene encoding pentatricopeptide repeat-containing protein At1g62680, mitochondrial-like, with product MFSTLRRVSLYPPPLPPQIALRPSSFLAITIRSLSVPSPSPSPSPSPSPPPLLDLVRSHLAHGDPSAAASLLLRHPAPPASALNLVLSALSRSRRFDDAAALYSALRRSAVPLDFVSLNIVAHCFAQSRRSDLARQVLDEMRRRGLRPDRVSFNTLIKGLCNEDKKAEALAALEEMRAEGWRPDGYTFSMLIGLLSRGCANSERGLALIHEMLQLGLEPNEVNCNCVLAALCKEGKVHAAKALYGRMSKVGVVGDVVSYTCFLDALCQKKMMGQARLLFSEMSEKGVPPNVITYNALIHGLCSNGQMEDALGIVHQMFDDGPKPNRVTNTIIMGALCRDGKVDEALRLLECMNEDGLIPDKSMYGTLLDGLCRRGRMEEAIELLAKMEACGSIDIVSYNILISGFCKMGKMDEAKKLFLDITNKGYKPDVILYTTLMHGYCKIGQPEAAQALVTDMGEHGLKPDVITYTTLLEGFCEMDKFEAAEGLLSDMEKHGVEPNSVIYTTLVFSLYRFGNLDRAQYFLEEMEHKGQELSAKTYNILLNKMCRMGKFQQAEKILQCMPEDRVKADGIIYSYLFKSYCTNMQLQKAKEILRKMTEDCVQSNLVTCHSSLQEFCSEGELQQAVNLLNNIIKEGTIPPTAAVSLFLEYLSELNQLDSFLDMLPITSKDEEKMEVAIVG from the coding sequence ATGTTCTCAACCCTCCGCAGAGTCTCCCTTTACCCACCACCATTACCACCACAAATCGCACTCCGCCCCTCTTCGTTTCTCGCCATTACAATCCGGTCCCTCTCCGTCCCctccccttctccctctccctctccttctccttctcctcctcctctcctcgaCCTCGTGCGCTCCCACCTCGCCCATGGCGACCCCTCCGCTgccgcctccctcctcctccgtcaCCCCGCGCCCCCCGCTTCCGCTCTCAACCTCGTCCTCTCCGCCCTCTCCCGCTCCCGCCGCTTCGACGACGCTGCCGCCCTCTATTCCGCGCTCCGCCGCTCCGCCGTCCCGCTCGACTTCGTCTCCCTCAACATCGTCGCCCACTGCTTCGCCCAGTCCCGCCGCTCCGACCTCGCCCGCCAGGTGCTCGACGAAATGCGCCGGAGAGGGTTGCGCCCCGACCGGGTCTCCTTCAACACCCTCATCAAGGGCCTCTGCAACGAGGACAAAAAGGCCGAAGCTTTGGCCGCCCTCGAGGAGATGCGCGCCGAGGGGTGGAGGCCCGACGGGTACACCTTCTCCATGCTCATCGGCCTACTCTCGCGCGGCTGCGCTAACTCCGAGAGGGGTCTCGCCCTCATCCACGAGATGCTGCAGCTCGGGCTGGAACCCAACGAGGTGAATTGTAACTGCGTCCTTGCAGCGCTGTGTAAGGAAGGCAAGGTCCATGCTGCAAAGGCTCTTTACGGGAGAATGAGTAAGGTGGGTGTTGTGGGCGATGTCGTCTCGTACACGTGTTTCCTCGATGCGTTGTGTCAGAAGAAGATGATGGGACAAGCAAGATTGCTTTTTTCTGAGATGTCGGAGAAGGGCGTCCCTCCGAATGTGATTACTTACAATGCTTTGATCCATGGCCTCTGCTCTAATGGGCAGATGGAAGATGCGCTAGGAATCGTACACCAGATGTTCGACGATGGTCCCAAACCAAATAGAGTTACGAACACTATCATAATGGGTGCGCTTTGCAGAGACGGCAAGGTAGATGAGGCGCTGAGGCTTTTGGAGTGCATGAATGAAGATGGTCTAATACCCGATAAATCAATGTATGGAACGCTGCTCGATGGATTGTGTAGAAGAGGCAGAATGGAGGAAGCCATTGAGCTGCTTGCTAAAATGGAAGCTTGTGGGTCCATTGATATCGTTTCGTACAATATATTGATAAGCGGTTTCTGCAAAATGGGGAAAATGGACGAAGCCAAGAAGCTTTTTTTGGATATTACCAACAAGGGTTATAAGCCTGATGTTATATTGTATACTACCTTGATGCATGGGTATTGTAAGATTGGACAACCCGAAGCTGCGCAGGCGCTGGTTACCGATATGGGGGAACACGGCCTTAAGCCCGATGTGATCACATACACCACCTTGCTAGAGGGTTTTTGTGAAATGGATAAGTTTGAGGCTGCAGAAGGGCTACTAAGTGATATGGAAAAACATGGTGTTGAACCGAATTCAGTTATTTATACTACGTTGGTTTTTAGCTTGTATAGGTTTGGTAATCTTGATCGTGCTCAATATTTTTTGGAAGAGATGGAACATAAGGGGCAAGAGCTAAGTGCGAAGACTTACAATatacttttaaataaaatgtgCCGAATGGGGAAATTTCAACAAGCTGAGAAAATACTCCAATGTATGCCTGAAGACAGAGTAAAAGCCGATGGCATCATATATTCCTATTTATTTAAGAGTTATTGCACAAATATGCAGCTTCAGAAAGCCAAAGAAATCTTAAGAAAAATGACTGAGGACTGTGTCCAATCCAATCTGGTAACTTGTCATTCTAGCTTGCAGGAGTTTTGCAGCGAAGGTGAACTTCAGCAAGCCGTCAATTTGCTGAATAATATTATCAAAGAGGGCACTATACCGCCTACAGCTGCTGTTTCTCTCTTCTTAGAATATCTTTCTGAGCTCAACCAACTTGATAGTTTCTTAGATATGCTCCCAATCACTTCTAAAGATGAGGAAAAGATGGAAGTTGCCATTGTTGGATGA
- the LOC109714870 gene encoding TBC1 domain family member 15-like: MWRDSGAPTDSFYAVRPECADVPKTKFKIKAGKTLSARRWQAAFSPEGHLDIGSVLGRIQRGGVHPSIRGEVWEFLLGCFEPKSTFDEREQLRQKRRVQYARWKEECKEMDSHVGSGRIITAPIITEDGEPIQDPLVLLEANPDQVNSNDSVSSSNETRENWESFGGHVQLDRLVIDWKLTLHQIGLDVLRTDRTLEFYENKENLSKLWDILAVYAWIDKDVGYCQGMSDLCSPMIVLLDDEADAFWCFERLMRRLRGNFRCTEKSVGVENQLQSLASITQVLDPKLHQHLETLGGGDYLFAFRMFMVLFRRELSFGDSLFLWEMMWALEYDPDIYYMYEDPGIITEKNEGSKGKVKSTRQLGKYERENMKNGAKSSDAPLPISVFLVASVLKDKSAKLMTEARGLDDVVKILNDISGTLDAKKACIGAMKLHKKYLKKAKKP; this comes from the exons ATGTGGAGGGATAGCGGAGCTCCGACGGATTCGTTCTACGCTGTTCGGCCCGAGTGCGCCGATGTCCCCAAGACCAAGTTTAAGATCaag GCTGGGAAAACACTGAGCGCACGCAGATGGCAAGCAGCATTTAGCCCCGAAGGTCATTTGGATATTGGCTCCGTCCTTGGCCGAATACAGCGAGGA gGTGTTCATCCTTCAATTAGAGGAGAGGTTTGGGAGTTTTTACTTGGCTGTTTTGAGCCTAAGAGTACCTTTGATGAGCGAGAGCAGCTGAGACAAAAGCGGAG AGTGCAATACGCGAGATGGAAGGAAGAATGCAAGGAAATGGATTCTCATGTTGGTAGCGGCAGAATAATTACGGCTCCAATTATTACCGAAGATGGTGAACCCATTCAAGACCCCTTGGTTCTCCTTGAAGCCAATCCTGACCAAGTTAACTCAAATGATTCTGTGAGTTCCAGCAATGAGACAAGAGAGAACTGGGAAAGTTTTGGAGGTCATGTACAATTGGATAGGCTAGTTATTGATTGGAAGCTTACTCTACATCAAATTG GTCTTGATGTGCTACGTACCGACAGGACACTAGAGTTCTATGAGAATAAAGAAAACCTCTCAAAGCTTTGGGATATTCTGGCTGTTTATGCCTGGATTGACAAAGATGTTGGCTACTGTCAAG GAATGAGTGACCTTTGCTCCCCGATGATAGTGCTCCTTGATGATGAAGCGGATGCCTTTTGGTGCTTTGAACGCTTGATGCGCAGACTG cgAGGAAATTTCAGATGCACAGAGAAATCTGTTGGGGTGGAGAACCAACTTCAGAGCCTGGCATCTATTACTCAAGTTCTTGACCCAAAGCTTCATCAGCACCTAG AAACACTAGGTGGAGGTGATTATCTCTTTGCATTCCGTATGTTTATGGTGCTTTTTCGTCGAGAGTTATCATTTGGAGACTCCTTGTTCCTTTGGGAG ATGATGTGGGCTCTAGAATATGATCCTGATATCTACTACATGTATGAAGACCCAGGAATTATTACTGAGAAAAATGAGGGGTCTAAAGGCAAAGTGAAGTCAACACGCCAGCTTGGAAAATATGAGAGGGAGAATATGAAGAACGGGGCAAAGAGTTCTGACGCCCCCCTCCCTATTTCAGTTTTTCTTGTTGCTAGTGTACTCAAGGACAAGAGTGCAAAGTTAATGACGGAAGCACGCGGCCTGGATGATGTtgttaaa ATTTTGAATGACATATCTGGAACCTTAGATGCAAAAAAAGCTTGCATTGGTGCCATGAAACTTCATAAGAAGTACCTAAAAAAA GCCAAGAAGCCCTAG
- the LOC109715674 gene encoding COBRA-like protein 10: MWAPSPPRARLSAALLALFTASFVVSTGVRAQDYDIGTGVKEEKPKASPQDSCIGVFLTYTFIEREKEYPHVKNASAQAYAFRSQVTVLNTMSEDLKAWKIFIGFQHDEILVSAGGAVVTEGTDFPAHVGNGTSLSGFPQTDLMNAIDTAGDMTQIQVQIDLTGTQFGVKPPGVPMPRTIKLQNEGFKCPAPTKKGSQMYVCCVKDPKFKHKKANSTRFLPRQKGDLTIAYDVLQSYGSSYLAQVTIDNWSPLGRLDNWNLTWEWKRGEFIYKMRGAYTLKKDSSSCIYGEAANYYKDFDFSPVMSCEKKPIIVDLPPDRAKDNDIANLPFCCKNGTLLPHMMDPSMSRAIFQLQVYKLPPDLNRTALYPPQNWKINGYLNPQYVCGPPIRVSPMEFPDPSGLMSETTAVASWQVACNITRPKKKASRCCVSFSAYYNDSAVPCSTCACGCPDPAACDPDARALLLPSEALLVPFANRTAKAKAWAKIKHRDVPSPLPCPDNCGMSINWHVLSNYRSGWSARITLFNWADYTFKNWFAAVRMDDDAYLGYENIYSFNGTKLKDINNTLFFQGLEGLNYLVPETDGKDPAVDPRVPGKQQSVLSFSKKHTPKIDILGGAGFPTRLYFDGEECALPDEIPRAGGDRPTVAATGLLRVAFAVVLVFASIMNYL; encoded by the exons ATGTGGGCCCCCTCGCCGCCGAGAGCCCGGCTCTCCGCGGCCCTACTCGCCCTCTTCACGGCATCATTCGTCGTCTCCACCGGCGTGAGAGCGCAGGACTACGATATCGGCACCGGCGTGAAAGAAGAGAAACCGAAGGCATCGCCGCAGGACAGCTGCATCGGCGTGTTCCTGACGTACACGTTCATCGAGCGCGAGAAGGAGTACCCGCACGTGAAGAACGCGTCGGCGCAGGCGTACGCGTTCAGGTCGCAGGTGACGGTGCTGAACACGATGAGCGAGGATCTGAAGGCGTGGAAGATCTTCATCGGGTTCCAGCACGACGAGATACTGGTGTCGGCGGGCGGGGCGGTCGTGACGGAAGGCACCGACTTCCCGGCCCACGTCGGGAACGGGACGTCCCTGTCGGGGTTCCCGCAGACGGACCTGATGAACGCGATCGACACCGCGGGCGACATGACGCAGATCCAGGTGCAGATCGACCTGACGGGCACGCAGTTCGGGGTGAAGCCGCCCGGGGTCCCGATGCCCAGGACGATCAAGCTGCAGAACGAGGGGTTCAAATGCCCTGCTCCAACCAAGAAGG GCAGCCAGATGTATGTGTGCTGCGTGAAGGATCCGAAGTTTAAGCACAAGAAGGCGAACAGCACGCGATTCCTCCCGCGGCAGAAAGGCGACCTCACCATCGCCTACGACGTGCTCCAGTCCTACGGAAGCAGCTATCTCGCTCAG GTGACGATCGACAACTGGAGCCCCCTCGGGCGCCTGGACAACTGGAACCTCACCTGGGAGTGGAAGAGAGGAGAATTCATCTACAAGATGAGAGGGGCCTACACTCTCAAGAAAGACTCCTCGTCTTGCATATACGGCGAGGCCGCGAACTACTACAAAGACTTCGACTTCAGCCCCGTCATGAGCTGCGAGAAGAAGCCGATCATCGTCGACCTCCCGCCGGATAGAGCCAAGGACAACGACATCGCGAACCTGCCCTTCTGCTGCAAGAACGGCACTCTCCTTCCCCACATGATGGACCCGAGCATGTCCAGGGCCATATTCCAGCTCCAGGTGTATAAGCTTCCGCCGGACCTCAACCGCACCGCGCTGTATCCCCCGCAGAACTGGAAGATCAACGGCTACCTCAACCCGCAGTACGTCTGCGGCCCCCCCATCAGGGTCAGCCCGATGGAGTTCCCGGACCCGAGCGGCCTCATGTCGGAGACCACCGCGGTCGCCAGCTGGCAGGTGGCTTGCAACATCACCCGGCCGAAGAAGAAGGCCTCGCGGTGCTGCGTGTCCTTCTCCGCGTACTACAACGACTCCGCCGTGCCCTGCAGCACCTGCGCCTGCGGTTGCCCTGATCCGGCCGCCTGCGACCCCGACGCGCGGGCGCTGCTCCTTCCGTCGGAGGCCCTCCTAGTTCCGTTCGCGAACCGCACCGCCAAGGCCAAGGCCTGGGCCAAGATCAAGCACCGCGACGTCCCGAGCCCGCTCCCTTGCCCCGACAACTGCGGCATGAGCATAAACTGGCACGTTCTATCCAACTACCGGAGCGGATGGAGCGCGAGGATCACCTTGTTCAACTGGGCGGATTACACGTTCAAGAACTGGTTCGCGGCGGTCCGGATGGACGACGACGCCTATCTCGGCTACGAGAACATATACTCGTTCAACGGAACCAAGCTAAAAGATATCAACAACACACTCTTCTTCCAAGGACTCGAGGGCTTGAACTATTTGGTGCCCGAGACGGACGGCAAGGACCCGGCGGTCGATCCGAGAGTTCCCGGGAAGCAGCAGTCCGTTCTTTCGTTCTCGAAGAAGCACACGCCGAAAATCGACATTTTGGGCGGCGCTGGGTTTCCGACGAGGCTCTACTTCGACGGCGAGGAGTGCGCGCTCCCCGACGAGATACCGAGGGCCGGTGGAGACCGACCGACCGTCGCCGCCACCGGACTTCTGCGAGTAGCCTTTGCCGTAGTGCTTGTTTTTGCGTCGATTATGAATTACTTgtga
- the LOC109714849 gene encoding syntaxin-132-like, whose amino-acid sequence MNDLLKGSIEMGKVKSPRKRDIESGADNSNGKSDYGLEDFFEQVREIEKLMEQQSKHLQKLQEANEESKSVTKASAMKAIKQRMEKDIDGVGRIARTIKTKLEKMDIDNLKNRQKPGCEKGTSVDRSRMSMAIALKKKLKGKMNDFQNLRQVIQDEYRETVERRVFTVTGSRPTEEMIDHLIETGNSEQIFHKAIQEMGRGQVIATVEEIQERHDAVMEIEKRLHELHQVFMDMAVLVEAQGEILDNIECQVSNAVNHVQSGTDALRTAKSLQKKSRKCMIIAIIILLIIAAIIALSIWKPWNRQRQ is encoded by the exons ATGAAcgacctactcaag GGCTCCATTGAAATGGGAAAGGTTAAGTCGCCGAGGAAGAGGGATATTGAATCAGGAGCTGATAATTCAAATGGCAAATCAGATTATGGACTGGAAGATTTCTTTGAACAG GTAAGAGAGATTGAGAAGTTGATGGAGCAGCAATCTAAGCATCTTCAGAAGCTTCAG GAAGCTAATGAGGAATCTAAATCGGTCACGAAAGCTTCGGCAATGAAAG CAATCAAGCAGCGTATGGAGAAAGACATCGATGGAGTAGGAAGAATCGCACGTACCATCAAAACGAAGTTAGAAAAAATGGACATAGAT AACCTAAAAAATCGCCAAAAACCGGGCTGTGAAAAGGGTACCAGTGTGGATCGTTCGAGGATGTCTATGGCTAT AGCCttgaaaaagaaattgaaggGTAAAATGAATGACTTCCAG AATCTCAGGCAAGTTATCCAAGATGAGTACAGGGAAACTGTCGAAAGGCGGGTGTTCACAG TTACGGGATCTCGGCCTACTGAGGAG ATGATTGACCACCTGATTGAGACCGGAAACAGCGAGCAAATATTTCATAAGGCGATTCAGGAAATGGGACGCGGGCAG GTTATTGCTACCGTAGAAGAGATTCAAGAAAGGCATGATGCGGTCATGGAGATCGAGAAGAGACTACATGAGTTGCATCAG GTTTTCATGGACATGGCTGTACTAGTTGAGGCACAAGGAGAGATACTCGACAACATCGAATGTCAG GTTTCGAATGCTGTAAACCATGTACAATCGGGAACCGACGCACTCCGCACAGCGAAGAGCCTCCAGAAGAAATCAAGAAAGTGCATGATTATCGCAATTATCATCCTCCTGATAATCGCTGCGATCATTGCGCTCTCGATATGGAAGCCGTGGAATCGGCAGAGACAGTAA